Part of the Vigna radiata var. radiata cultivar VC1973A chromosome 11, Vradiata_ver6, whole genome shotgun sequence genome is shown below.
TCTAGAATCAATTGCTCCTTTGAAGTCAAGGCTATGGAATCTTAGGGATCCTTCTCTAACCACCTTCCAAGCACGCTTGAGTAATTTTTCGTTTTGAatccaattttgtttttgttaactgTCATGTGCATGAGTTAAATTTTTGATATAGTTTTTAAtcactattttcatttagtcTAAATCTGCCTAAGCTTTGAATAATGTTTTGCTTGAGTTTAAAGACTTGTGTGGCTATATATCAAGCAATTAAGGCAATAAGATGATATTCAAGCCTTGGTGATATGAGCAAAGATTTTATTTCTGATTGAAGTCTTAGATCtgttcaaattttcatttctggtataagattatttttattctgtTCAAGTTAGTTTTAATCTATTTTGGTGCATTGTGCACCACTGTTTGGTGTTATTCAAGGTAACAAAAGGTTTTGTAAACTATAAGAGCAATGAAATGCACTTTACATAGCTTGGTTACCTTAAGGTTCACCAAAACTTTTCATAAAGATGATGAATCAATGACAAAGAAAAGCCTTGATTTTGGGAACTTGAAgaagttaataaaaattcagagacaaaaattatcaatatgaAAGCTCTTTAGGGAAGGGAAACTTTGGTGAATGAATGTGTAAATTTTACAAAGGATCCGAAAACTCATTTTGGAAAGTGAAACTGTGGGAAATATAAGAGTgttttagataaatttattttgttgtggatagggatgacaacgggtcgggtcggacaCGGATATTGCCTACCCGGAACCCgacccgacaaaaaaaaaatccacctgCTGCCTGCATGGatacccgcttaaaaaatatcctcgaatattttaaaacccacgGATATCCGCGAATActcgcaaatatttaaaaatatatatttttataaattattaaaataaaatttaaatataattataaaatatatatatatatatatatatatatataaaatataatataaattaaattaaatataaattaaaattaaaattaaaattttgtttcggTCAAATTGGTCCGATGGTCAGTcatccttctttgctttgttctcttttgatcttcaatccttcttgagaatgtcatccactccgatgggttgttgacgtgcataagacactccgacgctcaagatataaaaaggtcaaaattttattaggatagaaggaGAAGATTGTACATAGatatcaattgtatatttatatagcCTATGTCAGGCAAGCtcattgattaatcattaatgtaatatatttttagacaatcaaattcCCTAATCAATAATTAACCGTATATTTTTAAGACAATCTCATATATTAATTAGGACAGTATATTTTTAAGCAAttaaacccaataatcaataatcaatatatttttttttgtaaagagtaCTTATTAATACCtattaattgtccataaatgacaattaatttctaTCGCGATACTTCatatagtataattttaattaaatttaaccttataaaatataaattaatgttaattttaattaaatttaacttaataaaataaaaataaaaattttatttttattttttgcggataATGGATATCCACGAATACGGACAGTATAATATCCCACCCAATCCGTTTATAAGCGGATATTAAAGTACCTGCTATCTACagattttgaataataaatatccGTGTCAATTATCCATAGCAAATTTTATCCCCAAGTTTTTTGGTGATCCGTAATTTTGGACATATCCgaaagtaatatttttactcaGGGTACAATTGCACGTCAACTGTGATGTTTTCGGATGTCATTaaattaaggataatgatacttagacaacattttttgacaacatttgaacaacatcttacgtgtcattttgtgattggtccatggtggtgtttatgattattattattaattgtggaataattttggaccaattacAGAATGACACATACGATattgttcaaatgttgtcaaaaaatattatctaaatatcattatccttaaattAATACTATCGAAATTTTGACCTTTTAGAcgtctaaattattatatttatttataataatactattagtcatttttaacgttaacacattaaactcaaaaaaaattgtaatgatATATGtgaatattgatttttttaaaaaacataattcaataatgtattttacttatttttttacacaaatataaaaagaaaaaacttcacaaaaattacaaatattttaaaacatgttatttcgaatttatgtttgaaaaaataaataattaaattatttgttaccattaaaaaataattatgaatttaagCATTACATAAacctatatttaaatatagaaacaaattataatttataataactaataatattaaagtttatatatatatatatatatatatatatatatatatcaaatgtattattattattttaactattattattattactttaattactattattattattattcaagaTAAATTGGTGGAATATATAAGATAGGAcacatgttattaaaaaattataaaaatcccaGAGTTGAAAACAAGCTAAGCTAAGCCTATCCCTAAACAGTTTAGGTAAGCACAATGCGCACAATGGTGGTGTGACCCATCTTCATTGAACCCCTATGCACCGCAGCACCTTTGCTTTCAGTTGTAATCTTTCAGTCTCCTGTCCCACCCCTCAATTTCTCTCTCCTTCCGTGTTATACATTGATCACAATGTCCACCTTCGGAGCCGCAAATACCAATCCCAACAAATCCTTTGaggtaataataatatttcacaCTTCAGCGTTGAATCTGTCAAATTCGTTATTCAGTGATTTTTCCCCtcgaaaatgaaaatttcaggTGGCCCAGCCGCCCTCTGATTCAATTTCCTGTCTTTCATTCAGTCCCAAGGCCAATTTCCTCGTCGCAACTTCATGGGATAATCAGGTTTCCACTTCTCAGTcttagtttaatttttgtttattatcaaatataaagacATGACAAAAAACCCTAAATGCTAAACCGTGTTTCTAATTTTCTGTCAATTTCTACTTTGATAGGTTCGTTGTTGGGAGATAACAAGGAATGGGACTGTTGTCTCCAGTACTCCCAAGGCTTCCATTTCTCATGACCAGCCGGTAATGAATTTGAACTCCAAAAATTCCAATAGgttttattagaaaaatggATTATTGTTAATTATTGTTGTTTGGGACTGAAGCATTGGCCATTGGGGGCACCTTTTGATTCTGCTGTTTGTTGTATTTGTGTAGGTTTTGTGTTCTGCTTGGAAGGATGATGGAACAACCGTTTTTTCTGGGGGCTGCGACAAGCAGGTCAAGATGTGGCCACTTACTTCTGGTGGACAACCAATGACTGTTGCGATGCACGATGCACCTGTGAAAGATCTTGCCTGGATACCGGAGATGAATCTTTTAGCTACTGGAAGCTGGGACAAGACCCTGAAGTATGCATCTTGATTATTTTTCTGCATGTTGAAAGTTAGAGGGTTTCTAGTGATGTAGTGTTATTGTAGAAGGATGAAATGTGTCCGTAAGTTGGTACCAAAGAGCATTTTATTTTGTCCACTAAGGTGAAATAAACACGCTTTAAGAGGGGCTCTACATTGAGCTAGCTGAGGTGACATGACAGGTAGTTTGTATTTTAGGTTGGCAGGGGATTAGGAGGCTTATGTCTGCATTGGAGATGGTAGTAATAAACATTCCGTTCTTTAGGTTTGGTGTATGAATGGGCAAAAGAGTGTTTTACCTTGAGGAGTTGAGGCCCTTGGTCTTCCTTTTGTCACTCTAAAGTGTAGGcctcttaattaaataaaatttctctgAACAATGATCCTAGTGGGGGTTGCGATGTCTAGTTCAGATGAATGTTGTTCAAACTAGTAgaggacatttttttttttaaatgtgcaACAATGTAACCCGTATTGTATGTAAATTGCACTAGTTAAATGTAACGCATGCTATGATCATTTGAAAAATTCCTGATTTGCTTTGGGATCACAGAAACTACATCTTTCTGTTAATGTTTTGGTGGGGTGGCCATTTATTGCATGCTCGATTACAAATATTGTAGTGTGCATATGTTTATTATTAGGATAGGATAGGAAGCATACAAATAGAATAACTATGATTAAGAAATGTATATATCAAAATGTTTGGATTCATTTGGAACAGTATCTCGGAATATTGTCACTTTCTGTTTTTTCATGAACTTGCTGAAATTGAAGTTTAGATATAGTAACCATTTTATGCATCATTACTAAATACTTGGATCTTGGTGCGAAGCTTTTGCAAATTACCatatttccttcttttattttatcattaagaagtttattattatttatttggataACATTGAGACACTTGGTTGAGAACTTCTAGTTGTAAAAAATGAGGTTTTTTCTACTAATCCCTTTTCATGTTACATGTGTGGCGGATTATGTTGAAGTTTTAACTAGttagtaaattattttaaactgcACTATCCTTATTTTAGGTATTGGGATACAAGGCAACCAAATCCAGTGCATACACAACAACTTCCTGACCGGTGTTATGCAATAACAGTCAAACATCCTCTGATGGTTGTGGGAACTGCAGATAGAAATCTGATTGTCTTCAACTTGCAAAATCCTCAGGTaatctttcattcttctttctaaattatttttcagtGTTATTTGTAGGTTTGTATGAAATAGGTTGGCATTTTAGCGTAAATTTTGACTTTTATGCTCAGGATATGAATTTTCGATTATAAATTCTATTACTGTTGTCTAATTTGAGTAACATGAATGCTAGTGATAGGTTCAGAAGTGCAAGCTTCATTGTGTGTActgtttttgatattttagaaCAATAAAATAACAGGAAATGAAAGATAATCTGATAGTGGTGTATTATCAGCCCAAACCGGCAGGATCCCCACACTAGAGAATATTCTCAGTGATCTCACTCTTCTCTATAACTGAATCTCGTGCCCACCTCTTCACCTTCCTCTTATTCCTTATAATAACTAATTGATTACAAATCAAGCCTTGCCAACCTTGACAGCTCAATACCCTTAAGTCTTGCTAATTTTCCTATAGTAGACCCTCCAAATCTTTGGCCTATTTTCCACATTGGACATGAGCTGGCCCAAGTCTCTGTTTCTCAATTGGCCAGTGTGTGATTTTGTTGCATCATGTGAAATGTGCATTATCTGTTTTTGGCCCTTCTGCTCCTTGAAAGTCTAATTTTCCTATAGTAGACCCTTCAAATCTTTGGCCTATTTTCCAGGTTGGGCATGAGCTGGTCCAAGTCTCTGTTTCTCCATTGGCCAGTATATGATTTTGTTGCATCATGTGAAATGTGCATTATCTGTTTGTGGCACTTCTGCTCCTTGCAAGTGTAATGGTTTAGATTTGTACAAGAACTTGCACAACACAATATTACATTGTTACCACCTTTACCTGTATAGTGCATGATGCACGATGCACTTTACAGGAACCGGATCCTGATAATCTGAATTTTACTCAATATTATCACACCTTAGAAAAGCATGCTCCATGTGATATGGCCCCTATatgtatatagttatttttcCAACTCTTGCTATTTTCACATGATTTGTTTGTATTCACGTGGTCTATTCTTTTGGGTCTTACTAGTATTTAACAAAGAGGAATTAAGAAGCGTCGATTCCATATTGATATATGAGGAGCTATTGATCTCAATAAATGTCAATGATATTTGTTATTCTTCTAATTTATATTGAAATCACAACAGACTGAATACAAGAGAATTGTATCTCCACTGAAATATCAGACAAGATGTGTTGCAGCTTTTCCAGATCAACAAGGTTTTTTGGTATGTGTTCAGCTCTCACTTTCATTTAAATACACTGATAAAAGTCTTATTGTTTCCttctttagtttatttaatcTCATTACTGCTATGATATGGGGCAATTTGGCACTTGGTTTAGGCTTTACACGTTAATGTTTTGAAGATCTTCTACAGCTCAAGGATTCAAACCTATGTTGCTTGTATGGAAAATTTCAAGTTTCTAggatataaattttacaaaatatacatatataaaaaaatatgtatacaaACATGATCAAATTGAaggatgataaaaaaatacaaaagggcACAACTTATCAAAAAGAGTAtctagtcttttttttttttgaattttttgtggTACCTCCTGGTACATACCCATGACTATTGGACATGTACTAGGTTTGAGAATGTAGCCAATGTGTgttagaaaatttttattattatcttctaGAATATCTCATAAAACTGTTGTCTTTTGCTGTACCCATCAACCATATTATAGGGTCCTAGTCTATACATTTTCTTGTCAGCCTTTCGTATTTCAGATTGTATATTTTTCTACACTAATAGAACAACTGAGAGTGATCTCTCAAGTCAATTTTCTCCAAAACTCCTTATTCTGAACATGCATGCCTATTgaaatgtaatattattttattaatgctTCTTTTGTGTGTAACCAgctttagggttagggttttagGCAACTGCCTTGCCACTTTTTGTatcctatatatatacatgaatAAAAAGCCCAACAGTGTAGGTTGAATACACTGTGCTCTATCCATCTTATTCAAGTTGGTATGAAAGCGGGTATGAATGTGCTGTCTTCTTCATCGTCTTGGCAAAGTTTGCCATCGTTGTCACTGCTCTTGACTGTTGTTGCTAGCATATTTGCTGCCATCTGATACAGTTTTGTAAAACAAATTAGGGTTTGGTGTGCCTTGAGGAAAGCCTCCTAACCCTGGAGGTTGTTCAACCGACTTTGTCATGCGCTGATCTATGCGCATCCCGTTTGTGGTGTGTGTCCTTCATGTGCCGCATTCTCGTTGTCAGAACCACTCAATGACACCTCTGTTTGACTTGCCAGCCTCTTCTAACTCTGTTTCTGACCTCATTTTACTATTCCAATGTACCTTTGTGTTGGGACACATGCTctcatgattttagggtttctcttgtCTGTTCTCAAGTTTGTTCACTGCTCTCCCTTTGTGAAATGGCTTCAATAGGTTCTGCTCCTTTCTTTTTGGCTACTCCAACCATTACAAGTGCAAGACTTAATTGGAAGAATTATTTGTTTTGGTCTGCCTCCATGGAATTATGGATTACTTGCTCAGGATACCATGACCACTTTGAAACTGAACTTAACTCTATTTCTGATGGAAACAGGTCCTAGTAGCAAACGCCTCTATGATTCTCCTAACAAGCTAGCATCTCTTAATGAAACCATGATATGACCTTTATTGCGAGGAAGCTCAAGCTGTTGTTGAAGTGAATTTGTTTTTGCAAACTAATTCATCAGAGGAAATTAAGATGATATTGGACTAGTTGAACATGGTGATAATATTTTGTGCCATGAATACAAACTATGATCATTGTGATCAGATTCTCTCTACCCAAGAAGTTTGATCAGTGGTGAGTTTGACGACAAAACTTCTGTGTTCTAACTCCTAAGAAGGGAAATCTTCTTATTGCAGTTGAATCTTATGTAATGGCTGATAAAGTAGCAATACAGGAGGATGTGGTGGTAGAGGTGGTCATCCTCAATACTCCTTTTTAAGAGAATGGGAGCAATACTTAAGAAAGAGAAATGCTACTCCTTGCATGGTTTTCCTGATAAAGTAACAAATATCTCCAAACCTGAGAAAGTTGAACCCAAgttttttataaagaatataaaatatttgagctTGAAATCTAAGTGTGAAAGCATGCTCCTAAAAAGAGAAGATGAACATAAACTTAGAATAAGAATACAAACGAAACAAGAAGGGGAATAACAAGAACATCTCAGCAACTCAATGGAAACGAAGAAAAGAATGAAGGAGAAGGACTTC
Proteins encoded:
- the LOC106777719 gene encoding protein RAE1 isoform X1 — translated: MSTFGAANTNPNKSFEVAQPPSDSISCLSFSPKANFLVATSWDNQVRCWEITRNGTVVSSTPKASISHDQPVLCSAWKDDGTTVFSGGCDKQVKMWPLTSGGQPMTVAMHDAPVKDLAWIPEMNLLATGSWDKTLKYWDTRQPNPVHTQQLPDRCYAITVKHPLMVVGTADRNLIVFNLQNPQTEYKRIVSPLKYQTRCVAAFPDQQGFLVGSIEGRVGVHHLDDAQQNKNFTFKCHRENNEIYSVNSLNFHPIHHTFATAGSDGAFNFWDKDSKQRLKAMQRCSQPIPCSAFNNDGSIFAYAVCYDWSKGAENHNPATAKNYIYLHLPQESEVKGKPRAGATGRK
- the LOC106777719 gene encoding protein RAE1 isoform X2, which codes for MSTFGAANTNPNKSFEVAQPPSDSISCLSFSPKANFLVATSWDNQVRCWEITRNGTVVSSTPKASISHDQPVLCSAWKDDGTTVFSGGCDKQVKMWPLTSGGQPMTVAMHDAPVKDLAWIPEMNLLATGSWDKTLKYWDTRQPNPVHTQQLPDRCYAITVKHPLMVVGTADRNLIVFNLQNPQTEYKRIVSPLKYQTRCVAAFPDQQGFLVGSIEGRVGVHHLDDAQQNKNFTFKCHRENNEIYSVNSLNFHPIHHTFATAGSDGAFNFWDKDSKQRLKAMQRCSQPIPCSAFNNDGSIFAYAVTRLSPRSIPYKR